One Heteronotia binoei isolate CCM8104 ecotype False Entrance Well chromosome 20, APGP_CSIRO_Hbin_v1, whole genome shotgun sequence DNA segment encodes these proteins:
- the LOC132588226 gene encoding uncharacterized protein LOC132588226, with product MGRLDDHAKKRIVELRKAGLSFRKIKKVLELDNIRVTPQAIYLFLKRKKVEPALPLPSSHQQPAPKKESKRTVTDQAGWDEDKLWNLLQENGAGQQQRESGNHRTPCPTLGASLSGEGPSSNTNQDCCPKIIHVTSLSKDGGQFAKPDAACGAFSAGPHLGPSTGDNAPQQASASVSCPSSDTPAVPQHSLNGKGKLPLPPAKNPALIVKRKIVGRAIHLQKKANGLNGQPQSSSSHAPSFMLRVQPASNSSGRSCPAMTADCGTHTKEASTQTSSSNPISSPTSPTCLWGGQMVASLVPAASPQSLTEKLDVVHTEVQKLARAMQAVLERQCRLERQQEQQQRTQQEVLLALQQLSSTVGQTAVAGNPPCTPYSSLVDPSPSLPNFSQFKMELI from the exons ATGGGTCGCTTAGACGACCACGCCAAGAAGCGGATTGTGGAACTGCGCAAAGCCGGCTTGAGCTTCCGCAAGATCAAAAAGGTCCTGGAGCTGGACAATATCCGGGTCACCCCGCAAGCCATTTACCTGTTCCTCAAGCGGAAGAAGGTGGAGCCTGCCCTACCCCTACCCAGCTCCCACCAGCAACCAGCTCCCAAGAAGGAGAGCAAGAGAACAGTTACGGATCAGGCTGGGTGGGACGAGGACAAGCTCTGGAACTTACTGCAGGAAAATGGAGCAGGGCAACAGCAGCGAGAGTCCGGGAACCACAGGACACCTTGCCCCACTCTTGGAGCCAGCCTGAGCGGTGAGGGCCCATCTTCTAATACCAACCAAGACTGCTGCCCCAAAATCATCCACGTGACTTCACTGAGCAAAGATGGGGGGCAGTTTGCGAAGCCAGATGCCGCTTGTGGGGCCTTCTCTGCAGGACCACATCTGGGCCCAAGTACTG GTGATAACGCACCCCagcaggcctcagcctctgtcagCTGCCCCTCTTCTGACACCCCTGCGGTCCCTCAGCATAGTCTGAATGGCAAAGGGAAGCTACCTCTGCCTCCTGCAAAGAATCCAGCCTTAATTGTGAAGAGGAAGATTGTAGGGCGGGCCATCCACCTCCAGAAAAAG GCGAACGGTCTCAATGGGCAGCCTCAGTCCAGTTCATCGCATGCCCCATCCTTCATGCTGAGGGTGCAGCCAGCCAGTAACTCTTCTGGGCGATCCTGTCCTGCCATGACTGCTGACTGTGGCACACAC ACCAAAGAGGCCAGCACTCAGACTTCCTCATCCAACCCCATCTCCTCGCCGACCAGCCCAACCTGTCTGTGGGGAGGCCAGATGGTGGCTTCTTTGGTCCCTGCCGCCAGCCCCCAGTCCCTCACCGAAAAACTGGACGTGGTGCACACAGAGGTCCAGAAGCTGGCACGAGCAATGCAGGCGGTGCTGGAGCGCCAATGCCGGCTGGAGCGccagcaggagcagcagcagcggaCCCAGCAGGAAGTGCTCTTGGCGCTGCAGCAGCTCAGCTCCACCGTCGGCCAGACGGCAGTGGCCGGGAACCCGCCCTGCACGCCATACAGCAGCCTAGTGGACCCCTCGCCTTCCCTGCCAAATTTCAGCCAGTTCAAGATGGAGCTGATCTGA